The following coding sequences lie in one Lysobacter capsici genomic window:
- the parC gene encoding DNA topoisomerase IV subunit A: protein MTDPVRPVFHGFEQIPLREYAERAYLDYSMYVVLDRALPFIGDGLKPVQRRIIYAMSELGLNAGAKPKKSARTVGDVIGKYHPHGDSACYEAMVLMAQPFSYRYPLVEGQGNFGSSDDPKSFAAMRYTESKLTPIAEVLLGELGHGTVDWTPNFDGTLEEPTWMPARLPHLLLNGTTGIAVGMATDVPPHNLNEIVSACVRLLDDPDATTRDLCEHVLGPDYPTPAEIITSRSDLLQMYETGLGSVRARAIFEKDGANIVVTALPYQASPGKVIEQIATQMRAKKLPWLEDIRDESDHANPTRIVLVPRSNRVDVEQLMGHLFATTDMEKSFRVNINIIGLDGRPQVKGLKALLSEWLSFRTDTVTRRLTHRLDKVERRLHLLEGLLVAFLNLDEVIRIIRTEDEPRAVLMARFGLSEEQTDYIMETRLRQLARLEEMKIRGEQDELQKEREQLIALLGSKAKLKKLIKDELIADAKKFGDARRSPLVSRSAAQALSETELVASEPMTVVISEKGWVRAAKGHEIDAATLSYRDGDSLLGAARGRSTQQVAFLDSTGRSYSALIHSLPSARGNGEPLTGRFAPAAGASFQALAAGDNDMRFVLASSHGYGFVTRFENLTGRNKAGKAMLSLTPNAKVLQPAQIGDVEQDRVVAVTNVGHLLAFPVNELPELDKGKGNKIIDIPKAKLGTERVVAVAVVAPGTTLSIKSGARTMSLSFKELEPYLGARATRGGLLPRGWQKVEGLAVE, encoded by the coding sequence ATGACTGATCCCGTACGTCCGGTGTTCCACGGCTTCGAACAGATTCCCTTGCGCGAGTACGCCGAGCGCGCCTACCTCGACTACTCGATGTACGTGGTCCTGGACCGCGCCCTGCCCTTCATCGGCGACGGCCTCAAGCCGGTGCAGCGCCGCATCATCTACGCGATGAGCGAGCTCGGCCTCAACGCCGGGGCCAAGCCCAAGAAGTCCGCGCGCACCGTCGGCGACGTGATCGGTAAGTACCATCCGCACGGCGACAGCGCCTGTTACGAGGCGATGGTGCTGATGGCGCAGCCGTTCTCGTACCGCTATCCGCTGGTCGAGGGCCAGGGCAACTTCGGTTCCAGCGACGATCCCAAGTCGTTCGCGGCGATGCGTTACACCGAATCCAAGCTGACCCCGATCGCCGAAGTGCTGCTGGGCGAACTCGGCCACGGCACGGTCGACTGGACGCCCAACTTCGACGGCACCCTGGAAGAGCCGACCTGGATGCCGGCGCGCCTGCCGCACCTGCTGCTCAACGGCACCACCGGCATCGCGGTCGGCATGGCCACCGACGTGCCGCCGCACAACCTCAACGAAATCGTCAGCGCCTGCGTGCGCCTGCTCGACGACCCGGACGCGACCACCCGCGACCTGTGCGAGCACGTGCTCGGCCCGGACTACCCGACTCCGGCCGAGATCATCACCTCGCGCAGCGACCTGCTGCAGATGTACGAAACCGGCCTGGGCAGCGTGCGCGCCCGCGCCATCTTCGAGAAGGACGGCGCCAACATCGTCGTCACCGCACTGCCGTACCAGGCCTCGCCGGGCAAGGTGATCGAACAGATCGCCACCCAGATGCGGGCCAAGAAGCTGCCGTGGCTGGAGGACATCCGCGACGAGTCCGACCACGCCAACCCGACCCGCATCGTGCTGGTGCCGCGCTCCAACCGCGTCGATGTCGAACAGCTCATGGGCCATCTGTTCGCGACCACGGACATGGAGAAGAGCTTCCGGGTCAACATCAACATCATCGGCCTGGACGGCCGCCCGCAGGTCAAGGGCCTCAAGGCGCTGCTGAGCGAGTGGCTGAGCTTCCGCACCGACACCGTGACCCGCCGCCTGACCCATCGCCTGGACAAGGTCGAGCGCCGCCTGCACCTGTTGGAAGGCTTGCTGGTCGCGTTCCTCAACCTCGACGAAGTCATCCGCATCATCCGCACCGAGGACGAACCGCGCGCGGTGCTGATGGCGCGCTTCGGCCTGAGCGAGGAGCAGACCGACTACATCATGGAAACCCGGCTGCGCCAGCTCGCGCGCCTGGAGGAAATGAAGATCCGCGGCGAGCAGGACGAATTGCAGAAAGAACGCGAACAGCTGATCGCCCTGCTCGGCAGCAAGGCCAAGCTCAAGAAGCTGATCAAGGACGAACTGATCGCCGATGCGAAAAAGTTCGGCGACGCGCGCCGTTCGCCGCTGGTCTCGCGCAGCGCCGCGCAGGCGCTGTCGGAAACCGAACTGGTCGCCAGCGAGCCGATGACCGTGGTCATCAGCGAAAAGGGCTGGGTGCGCGCGGCCAAGGGCCACGAGATCGACGCGGCCACCTTGAGCTATCGCGACGGCGACAGCCTGCTCGGCGCCGCGCGCGGTCGCAGCACGCAGCAGGTCGCGTTCCTGGATTCGACCGGTCGTTCGTATTCGGCGTTGATCCACAGCCTGCCTTCGGCGCGCGGCAACGGCGAACCGTTGACGGGGCGGTTCGCGCCTGCCGCGGGGGCTTCGTTCCAGGCGCTGGCGGCCGGCGACAACGACATGCGTTTCGTTCTGGCCAGTTCGCATGGCTACGGCTTCGTCACCCGCTTCGAAAACCTCACCGGCCGCAACAAGGCCGGCAAGGCGATGCTGTCGCTCACGCCGAACGCCAAGGTCCTGCAACCGGCGCAGATCGGCGATGTCGAGCAAGACCGCGTGGTCGCGGTGACCAACGTCGGCCACCTGCTCGCCTTCCCGGTCAACGAACTGCCGGAACTCGACAAGGGCAAGGGCAACAAGATCATCGACATCCCCAAGGCCAAGCTCGGCACCGAGCGCGTGGTCGCGGTGGCGGTGGTCGCGCCGGGCACCACGCTCAGCATCAAGTCGGGCGCGCGCACGATGAGCCTGTCGTTCAAGGAACTCGAGCCGTACCTGGGCGCGCGCGCGACGCGCGGCGGTTTGTTGCCGCGCGGCTGGCAGAAGGTCGAAGGGCTGGCGGTGGAGTGA
- a CDS encoding nucleotide pyrophosphohydrolase encodes MSTEIESLQSDLRRFADEREWGAFHTPKNLACALSVEAAELLEHFQWLTEAQSWALDEPKRSEVAAEMADVFLYLLQLSMRLDIDLVAAARRKMIANAKKYPVEHTKGRIAKITEG; translated from the coding sequence ATGAGCACCGAGATCGAATCATTGCAATCCGACCTGCGCCGCTTCGCGGACGAGCGCGAATGGGGGGCGTTCCACACGCCCAAGAACCTGGCCTGCGCCTTGTCGGTGGAGGCGGCCGAGCTGCTGGAGCATTTCCAGTGGCTGACCGAGGCGCAAAGCTGGGCGCTGGACGAGCCCAAGCGGTCCGAGGTGGCCGCGGAAATGGCCGATGTCTTCCTGTATCTGCTGCAGTTGTCGATGCGCCTGGACATCGATCTGGTCGCCGCCGCGCGGCGCAAGATGATCGCGAACGCGAAGAAGTATCCGGTCGAGCATACGAAGGGGCGTATCGCCAAGATTACCGAGGGGTGA
- a CDS encoding RHS repeat-associated core domain-containing protein, which translates to MKEPTRTRVGPGSPRPDRSVSTYRIRQLWPAAAILLASLLSPPVLAQESGHKWTHYELETTHNTQQQALASARAQSGGGYQYMTAIKKRAITETEVELTYGIPTEISQVNEWTYTVVGIDVTGPEQTFVDALKAKYDQQSTDRGCTPNTTITRGAEWATLNQWSDGVSQRQQAGYNVKWNRKSSGTCSLYSDIEFAVRLRTRCSNQYVTWNASNNTCSDDFYVARLTAPPLYCDSCTLVGDPVDFSTGDQYETENDIDLSWIRFDRYYHSVTSNAAAGFGYGWTHSHDIRLAIQGTTDPTLGLVQANGSHLPFRKFSTYYEAVDGSGDRITASGTNWVLQQSSGTLTFNAAGQLLEQRADNGTSLTYGYDVVGRLITITHSTGRSLVIAYSGVSANASIASISSAGEVEVSYGYNTNGQVQTAQYFGGTRTYHYEDPNFPYNLTGVTVGDGQRYSTFAYDAQGRSISAQLAGGADGVTVAYSAQGGAVVTDALGDATDYSLTTAGAATKPRKAGDLTDSKGTVERKYYDDGSDFRRRINTVKDRNGTTTKHTYTDANDPVTGQPAWTHAITEAYETSLARTREERRDSTSNRTLLTKVGNRETRITRNARLQPVSVTIRDTTTNQTRTTAYSYCEAADVAASNSTCPILGMLKSVDGPRTDVNDVTTFVYYGSDDSTCASTPALCTYRKGDLRKVTNALGRSVETLGYDPMGRPLSVLDPNGVVTDYEYDPRGRLKAVKERGADDNAESDDRITRISYWANDLIQSLFPPGDVQTTYFYDAAQRLTVISNGEGEIVYTLDKAGNRKKEDTKTVGSQLTRTLSRVYNTLGQLTALKDASQNATSFTYDVDGNPDLTTDALGRVVNQDHDSLNRLTSTLQQINGESVQTQLEYNMLDQVTKVTDPNGLNTLYAYNGFGDQTQLTSPDNGIANYTYNSAGLLATKQDANDAAPHRYVYDALNRPTAVFYTAAGAADVEYDYDTVNSTCAAGETFALGRVSAMRTEGTELKYCYDRFGQVVRKVQSIGSQSFTLRYAYTPTGRPKSVTYPDGAIAEYEYIGHGRIGKINVTPAVGPATVLLRDAIYQPFGPTLGWTYGNGRLLQRDYDLDYRPKSILDTASGGLSLGYGYNTVGDLTELKDGLLSTFQAKYDYDALGRLTVTRDGTSNDALESYEYDKTGNRKKLTHGTVEEDYVYPTTSHRLTSINTVGGSNITRSYDAIGNTIAIGGTAKEYVYNANDRMKQVKQGGVVTRSYRYNAKGERVAAINGDTGPVTTYTLYDEGGQWIGDYDSTGATIQQAIWMGNLPVGLLDGAGTAQSLKYIEPDHLGTPRAVVDPNRGTTGVAIWTWDAKSEAFGNSPPNQDPDQDGTAFVFNMRFPGQRHDPSTGLSYNYYRDYDPSVGRYIQADPIGLKGGLNLFSYVGSSPLFHTDFFGLQSNTVVCGRDGTLVVKVDGGQTEQCGIKACLIEHEQCHAKEMAADQGIVEFCSVPANEGEAINLMDFGKWPQKQALELSGTAAELACLQKLRRKESSTCRKQIDERIKDVQKNRTQCEASAKRCVFK; encoded by the coding sequence GTGAAAGAACCCACAAGGACGCGGGTCGGACCGGGCTCCCCCCGGCCCGACCGTTCCGTAAGCACTTATCGCATCAGACAGCTATGGCCGGCGGCCGCGATCCTGCTGGCCTCACTCCTGTCGCCCCCCGTGCTCGCTCAAGAAAGCGGGCACAAGTGGACGCACTACGAACTGGAAACCACGCACAACACGCAGCAGCAAGCGCTGGCTTCCGCTCGGGCACAATCCGGCGGCGGCTATCAGTACATGACCGCGATCAAGAAGCGCGCGATCACGGAAACCGAAGTCGAGTTGACCTACGGGATTCCGACCGAGATATCCCAGGTCAACGAGTGGACGTACACGGTCGTCGGCATTGATGTTACCGGCCCCGAGCAGACCTTCGTAGACGCACTCAAGGCCAAGTACGACCAGCAGAGCACCGATCGCGGCTGCACCCCGAACACCACCATTACCCGGGGCGCCGAATGGGCGACGTTGAATCAATGGTCGGATGGCGTAAGCCAGCGTCAGCAGGCCGGATACAACGTCAAATGGAACCGCAAATCGTCGGGAACCTGTTCTCTCTACAGCGATATCGAGTTCGCGGTGCGGCTGCGCACGCGCTGCTCAAACCAATACGTGACCTGGAATGCTTCGAACAACACCTGCTCGGATGATTTTTACGTCGCCCGCCTGACCGCGCCACCGCTTTACTGCGACAGTTGCACCTTGGTCGGCGACCCGGTCGATTTCTCCACCGGCGACCAGTACGAGACCGAGAACGATATCGACCTGAGCTGGATTCGCTTCGATCGCTATTACCACTCGGTCACGTCCAACGCGGCGGCAGGGTTCGGCTACGGCTGGACCCATTCACACGATATCCGGCTGGCGATCCAGGGCACTACCGATCCGACCCTCGGTTTGGTCCAGGCCAACGGCTCGCACCTGCCGTTCCGTAAATTCAGCACCTACTACGAAGCTGTTGACGGCAGCGGCGACCGGATCACCGCGTCCGGGACCAATTGGGTGCTGCAACAGTCCAGCGGCACCCTGACCTTCAATGCCGCAGGCCAGTTGCTTGAGCAGCGCGCGGACAACGGTACCTCGTTGACCTATGGCTACGATGTTGTCGGCCGTCTGATCACGATCACTCATTCGACCGGACGTTCGTTGGTCATCGCCTATTCCGGCGTTTCGGCCAACGCTTCGATCGCTTCGATCTCATCGGCAGGCGAGGTAGAGGTCAGCTATGGCTACAACACCAACGGCCAGGTTCAGACAGCCCAATACTTCGGCGGCACCCGCACCTATCACTACGAAGACCCGAATTTTCCGTACAACTTGACCGGTGTTACCGTCGGGGATGGTCAGCGCTACAGCACCTTCGCCTACGACGCGCAGGGTCGGTCGATCAGCGCTCAACTGGCCGGCGGCGCCGATGGCGTGACCGTGGCTTATTCGGCACAGGGCGGCGCTGTGGTCACCGACGCCTTGGGCGATGCGACCGACTACAGCCTGACGACCGCTGGGGCCGCCACTAAGCCGCGGAAGGCCGGCGACCTGACCGACAGCAAGGGCACCGTCGAACGGAAATACTATGACGATGGATCGGACTTTCGACGCCGAATCAATACAGTCAAAGACCGCAACGGCACCACGACCAAGCACACTTACACGGACGCCAACGATCCAGTCACCGGCCAGCCCGCCTGGACGCATGCCATCACCGAGGCGTACGAAACATCCTTGGCGCGCACCCGTGAAGAACGCCGCGACAGTACCAGCAATCGTACTTTGTTGACCAAAGTCGGCAATCGCGAGACTCGTATCACCCGCAACGCCCGCCTGCAACCGGTGAGCGTGACCATACGCGACACGACCACCAATCAAACGCGCACCACGGCCTACAGTTATTGCGAAGCGGCAGACGTCGCAGCCAGCAACAGCACCTGCCCGATTCTGGGCATGCTCAAGTCGGTCGACGGTCCGCGCACCGACGTCAACGATGTCACGACCTTCGTCTACTACGGCAGCGACGACAGCACCTGCGCCAGCACGCCTGCCTTATGCACGTATCGCAAGGGCGACCTGCGCAAGGTCACCAATGCGCTGGGCCGTTCCGTTGAGACTCTCGGCTACGACCCGATGGGCCGACCGCTATCGGTGCTGGACCCCAATGGCGTGGTCACCGATTACGAGTACGACCCGCGTGGCCGACTGAAAGCTGTCAAGGAACGCGGCGCTGACGACAATGCTGAAAGCGACGATCGGATCACCCGAATCAGCTATTGGGCGAACGATCTGATCCAATCGTTATTTCCGCCAGGCGATGTACAGACGACCTACTTCTACGACGCGGCGCAGCGCCTGACAGTCATTTCTAACGGTGAAGGCGAAATCGTCTACACCCTGGACAAGGCAGGCAATCGCAAGAAGGAAGATACCAAGACCGTTGGCAGCCAGCTGACACGTACCCTGTCGCGGGTCTACAACACGCTTGGGCAGCTGACCGCGCTAAAGGACGCTTCACAGAACGCCACCAGCTTTACTTACGACGTCGACGGCAATCCCGACCTGACTACCGATGCTTTGGGCCGCGTAGTCAACCAGGACCACGATTCATTGAACCGCCTCACCAGCACCTTGCAGCAGATCAACGGAGAATCCGTCCAGACTCAGCTTGAGTACAACATGCTGGACCAAGTCACGAAGGTGACCGATCCCAACGGCCTGAACACGCTGTACGCCTATAACGGATTCGGCGACCAGACCCAGCTGACCAGTCCCGACAACGGCATCGCGAACTACACCTACAACAGCGCCGGCCTGCTGGCGACCAAGCAAGACGCTAATGACGCTGCGCCGCATCGTTACGTCTACGATGCGTTGAACCGTCCTACGGCTGTGTTCTATACCGCCGCGGGCGCCGCGGATGTGGAGTACGACTACGACACGGTCAACAGCACCTGTGCAGCGGGCGAAACCTTCGCGCTGGGCCGAGTCTCGGCAATGCGCACGGAAGGTACGGAGCTGAAGTACTGCTACGACCGCTTCGGCCAAGTGGTGCGCAAGGTGCAGAGCATCGGCAGCCAGAGCTTCACTCTGCGCTACGCCTACACCCCGACTGGCCGTCCGAAGTCGGTGACCTACCCCGATGGGGCGATTGCTGAATATGAGTACATCGGACACGGACGCATTGGGAAAATCAACGTGACGCCGGCAGTCGGTCCGGCCACCGTTCTGCTCAGGGATGCGATATACCAGCCGTTCGGCCCGACGCTGGGCTGGACGTACGGGAATGGCCGACTCCTCCAGCGCGACTACGACCTTGACTATCGGCCTAAATCCATCCTCGATACCGCCAGTGGCGGCCTGTCGCTGGGCTACGGCTACAACACGGTCGGCGACCTGACCGAGCTCAAGGACGGCTTGCTCAGCACCTTCCAGGCGAAGTACGACTACGACGCGCTGGGCCGCCTTACTGTGACCCGGGACGGGACCAGTAATGACGCGTTGGAAAGCTATGAATACGACAAAACCGGCAACCGCAAGAAACTGACGCACGGCACGGTTGAGGAGGATTATGTCTATCCCACCACCAGTCATCGCCTGACCAGTATCAATACCGTTGGTGGCAGCAATATCACCCGCAGCTACGACGCCATCGGCAACACCATCGCCATCGGCGGCACCGCCAAGGAGTACGTGTACAACGCCAACGACCGCATGAAGCAGGTCAAGCAAGGCGGCGTGGTGACTAGGAGCTATCGCTACAACGCCAAGGGCGAGCGGGTCGCGGCGATCAACGGCGATACCGGGCCGGTGACAACCTATACGCTGTACGACGAAGGCGGCCAGTGGATCGGCGACTACGACAGCACGGGCGCCACGATCCAGCAGGCGATCTGGATGGGCAACCTGCCCGTCGGTCTGTTGGACGGTGCGGGAACCGCGCAGTCATTGAAGTACATCGAACCCGACCACCTGGGTACGCCGCGTGCGGTCGTCGATCCGAACCGCGGCACGACCGGTGTTGCGATATGGACGTGGGATGCGAAGAGCGAGGCGTTCGGCAACAGTCCGCCTAATCAGGACCCGGACCAGGACGGCACCGCGTTCGTGTTTAATATGCGGTTTCCGGGACAGCGTCACGACCCGAGTACGGGGCTGAGCTACAACTACTATCGCGATTATGATCCAAGCGTAGGGCGTTATATTCAGGCTGACCCAATCGGGCTCAAAGGTGGGCTAAACCTTTTTAGCTATGTTGGTAGCTCACCATTGTTCCACACTGATTTTTTCGGCCTGCAATCCAACACGGTTGTGTGCGGTCGAGATGGCACCCTTGTTGTTAAAGTCGATGGCGGTCAGACTGAACAATGCGGGATCAAGGCTTGCCTTATCGAACATGAGCAGTGCCATGCGAAGGAGATGGCAGCCGACCAGGGCATCGTAGAATTCTGTTCGGTCCCAGCTAACGAAGGAGAAGCCATCAACCTTATGGATTTTGGCAAATGGCCACAAAAGCAGGCCCTTGAACTCAGTGGCACCGCAGCGGAACTTGCATGCCTACAAAAACTGAGGAGAAAGGAGAGCAGCACCTGTAGAAAACAGATCGATGAACGAATTAAAGACGTTCAGAAGAACAGAACCCAATGCGAAGCAAGCGCCAAGAGATGCGTCTTCAAATAA
- a CDS encoding DJ-1/PfpI family protein, translating into MRARSTTVATWWLSLLLLLLPLSAWAAHAPHSKPEVRVGIVLFDGVQIIDFAGPYEVFGTAGFGVTTMSADGKPVKTAMGLTVTPDTRFADAPAFDVLLIPGGDVEDAQKNTAVLDFIHARSAPSRYVLSVCTGAFILGATGLLDGLKATTFRPAIEGLAAQFPKIEVISDVRWADNGKFITAAGLSSGIDAALHVVEKVRGEQFARGTALHLEYDWQREHGFVRSKMADRYFPKQFSTVVAWPKDIKFEGLISVGDARQWRIRYRVTTATSAKALSELIDAGVDKTGGWTREPASSSLRWRGEQEGHRIVMALGTYSSDVAGSYEIEMTLGVDDASVPGADE; encoded by the coding sequence ATGCGCGCTCGATCGACGACCGTGGCGACGTGGTGGCTGTCGCTGTTGCTCCTGCTGTTGCCGCTGTCGGCCTGGGCCGCGCACGCGCCGCATTCCAAACCGGAGGTGCGGGTGGGTATCGTCTTATTCGACGGCGTGCAGATCATCGATTTCGCCGGGCCGTACGAGGTCTTCGGCACCGCCGGTTTCGGGGTGACGACGATGTCGGCGGACGGCAAGCCGGTCAAGACCGCGATGGGATTGACGGTCACGCCGGACACCCGTTTCGCCGACGCGCCGGCCTTCGATGTGCTGCTGATCCCCGGCGGCGACGTCGAGGACGCGCAGAAAAATACCGCCGTGCTCGACTTCATCCACGCGCGCTCGGCGCCGTCGCGTTACGTGCTGTCGGTCTGCACCGGCGCGTTCATCCTCGGCGCGACCGGATTGCTCGACGGACTCAAGGCGACGACATTCCGGCCGGCGATCGAAGGCTTGGCGGCGCAGTTCCCGAAGATCGAGGTGATCTCCGACGTGCGCTGGGCCGACAACGGCAAGTTCATCACCGCCGCCGGCCTGTCGTCGGGCATCGACGCGGCCTTGCACGTGGTCGAGAAAGTGCGCGGCGAACAGTTCGCCCGTGGGACCGCGCTGCACCTGGAGTACGACTGGCAGCGCGAGCACGGCTTCGTGCGCAGCAAGATGGCCGATCGCTATTTCCCCAAGCAGTTTTCCACCGTCGTCGCCTGGCCGAAAGACATCAAGTTCGAAGGCCTGATCTCGGTCGGCGACGCGCGGCAATGGCGCATCCGCTACCGGGTCACCACCGCGACCTCGGCGAAGGCGCTGTCCGAGTTGATCGATGCCGGCGTCGACAAGACGGGCGGGTGGACGCGCGAACCGGCGTCGAGTAGCTTGCGCTGGCGCGGTGAGCAGGAAGGCCATCGGATCGTCATGGCGTTGGGCACGTATTCGTCCGATGTGGCTGGCAGCTACGAGATCGAGATGACGTTGGGGGTGGACGATGCATCTGTGCCGGGTGCGGATGAGTAA
- a CDS encoding GlxA family transcriptional regulator — MPKIICMLVYADAQSLDISGPLEVFALASRQAQEDDPACGPLYRLHVVAEKSGPVVLASGMQLLPDLRCSQVPDAVDTLLVSGGMGDALDRVRANAGLVRWLREIAPRVRRIASVCSGALLLAEAGVLDGRKATTHWRDLAELRQRYPRVQVEADAIYTRDGAVWTSAGITAGMDLALAMVAADHGMPLALKVAKRMVMVSKRSGGQSQFSRQLDELDLPDQFAQLAAWVREHLRSRLDVGRLAQQVHMSPRQFGRRFQSVFGTTPQKYIEQLRVEAAKPLLESTRKEFKRIASDCGFASDEAMRRAFVRQLGIRPSDYRERFGSP, encoded by the coding sequence GTGCCCAAGATCATTTGCATGCTGGTGTATGCCGACGCGCAGTCGCTGGACATCAGCGGGCCGCTGGAGGTGTTCGCGCTGGCCAGCCGGCAGGCGCAGGAGGACGATCCGGCCTGCGGGCCGTTGTACAGGCTGCATGTGGTGGCGGAAAAATCGGGTCCGGTCGTGCTGGCGTCGGGGATGCAATTGCTGCCGGACCTGCGGTGCTCGCAAGTGCCCGACGCCGTCGACACGCTCTTGGTCAGCGGCGGCATGGGCGATGCGTTGGACCGCGTGCGCGCGAACGCCGGACTGGTCCGTTGGCTGCGCGAGATCGCGCCGCGGGTGCGGCGGATCGCGTCGGTGTGCAGCGGCGCCTTGTTGCTGGCCGAGGCCGGTGTGCTCGACGGCCGCAAGGCGACCACGCATTGGCGCGATCTGGCCGAGCTGCGCCAGCGCTATCCGCGGGTGCAGGTGGAGGCCGATGCGATCTACACCCGCGACGGCGCGGTCTGGACCTCGGCCGGCATCACCGCCGGCATGGATCTGGCGTTGGCGATGGTCGCCGCGGATCACGGCATGCCGCTGGCGCTGAAGGTCGCCAAGCGCATGGTGATGGTGAGCAAGCGCTCGGGCGGGCAGAGCCAGTTCAGCCGGCAACTGGACGAACTCGATCTGCCCGATCAGTTCGCGCAACTGGCCGCGTGGGTGCGCGAGCATCTGCGCTCGCGCCTGGACGTGGGACGGCTGGCGCAGCAGGTGCATATGAGCCCGCGTCAATTCGGCCGGCGGTTCCAGTCGGTGTTCGGCACCACGCCGCAGAAGTACATCGAGCAACTGCGGGTCGAAGCGGCTAAACCGTTGCTGGAAAGCACCCGCAAGGAGTTCAAGCGGATCGCGTCCGATTGCGGGTTCGCATCCGACGAGGCGATGCGGCGCGCGTTCGTGCGCCAACTCGGCATCCGCCCGAGCGATTACCGCGAGCGCTTCGGTTCGCCCTGA
- a CDS encoding ankyrin repeat domain-containing protein, with protein sequence MFVDFDIQSFEDRGDDAETPLHLAALNGELDDLLLMLPTISNIDSPGGIGHTPLHYAIMFGHAAVIDVLLNHGASLSAQNDYGDRPLDLVKTNRDEVLATILKHRPDAVCQ encoded by the coding sequence ATGTTCGTCGACTTCGACATCCAAAGTTTTGAGGATCGTGGCGACGACGCGGAGACACCCTTGCACCTCGCCGCCCTCAACGGGGAGCTCGACGATCTCCTGCTCATGCTGCCGACCATCTCGAACATCGACTCTCCTGGCGGAATCGGGCATACGCCGCTTCACTACGCGATCATGTTCGGACATGCCGCGGTCATCGATGTTCTGCTGAACCACGGCGCAAGCTTGTCGGCCCAGAATGACTACGGCGATCGCCCGCTTGATCTGGTGAAGACGAATCGCGACGAGGTGCTTGCGACGATCCTGAAACATCGGCCAGATGCCGTGTGTCAGTAA